A window of Exiguobacterium sp. FSL W8-0210 contains these coding sequences:
- a CDS encoding amino acid permease: MKTSGAFRRKMESRHLIMLSLGGVIGTGLFLSTGYTLEQAGRVGTILSYLIGAVVVYLVMLSLGELAVHMPETGSFHKYATKYIGPGTGYTVAWLYWLTWTVALGSEFTAAGILMQRWFPSIPVWVFSALFAAMILGINVLKVRVFAEVEFWFSAIKVVTIIAFILLGAGAIVGFIPLQDGSPAPFFSSLTEGGLFPNGAFVIFMTMLAVNFAYSGTELIGVAAGEAVDPKRTIPLAIRTTILRLVLFFVGTIIVLAVLLPTDGKGVLENPFVAVFERIGIPYAADVMNFVILTAILSAANSGLYAASRMLWSLANERMIPRFFAQVTPSGVPLRAVLFSMLGGGLALLSSIYAAGSVYIALVSISGLAVVVVWMSISVAQYRFRKKFLREGHTVDELVYRTPLFPFVPIAAFVVCLISLIGIGFDPTQRIALYCGIPFIVICYVVHAFTNSSQKRSVEDVPNQKSS, translated from the coding sequence ATGAAAACGAGCGGAGCATTTCGACGCAAGATGGAATCACGTCATCTGATCATGCTGTCGTTAGGTGGTGTCATTGGAACCGGATTATTTTTAAGTACAGGTTATACGTTGGAACAAGCAGGACGTGTCGGAACGATTTTATCGTATTTGATTGGGGCCGTCGTCGTTTACTTAGTCATGTTAAGTCTCGGTGAACTCGCCGTGCACATGCCGGAAACCGGATCATTCCATAAGTACGCAACGAAGTACATCGGACCCGGCACCGGTTATACAGTGGCCTGGCTCTACTGGCTGACATGGACGGTCGCCCTTGGTTCAGAATTCACGGCAGCAGGCATTTTAATGCAACGTTGGTTCCCGTCGATTCCTGTATGGGTGTTCAGCGCATTGTTCGCTGCGATGATCCTTGGTATCAACGTCTTGAAGGTTCGCGTGTTCGCTGAAGTCGAGTTTTGGTTTTCCGCCATTAAGGTCGTGACAATCATTGCTTTCATTTTACTCGGTGCGGGAGCGATCGTCGGCTTTATTCCACTGCAAGATGGTAGCCCGGCTCCATTCTTTTCTTCGTTAACCGAAGGCGGGTTGTTTCCAAATGGCGCTTTCGTCATCTTCATGACGATGCTTGCCGTGAACTTTGCTTACTCGGGAACGGAACTAATCGGTGTCGCGGCGGGTGAAGCAGTCGATCCGAAACGGACGATTCCGCTTGCGATCCGAACGACGATTTTGCGACTCGTCCTCTTCTTCGTCGGTACGATCATCGTATTAGCCGTCTTATTGCCAACGGATGGGAAAGGTGTACTCGAAAATCCGTTCGTCGCCGTGTTCGAACGAATCGGAATTCCCTACGCAGCAGACGTGATGAACTTCGTCATTTTGACAGCGATCTTGTCGGCAGCGAATTCTGGACTTTACGCCGCCTCTCGGATGCTCTGGTCGCTTGCGAACGAACGCATGATTCCACGCTTCTTCGCCCAGGTGACGCCAAGTGGGGTTCCACTTCGAGCCGTATTATTCAGCATGCTTGGCGGAGGACTTGCCTTGCTGTCTAGCATCTATGCAGCAGGGAGTGTCTATATCGCGCTCGTCTCGATTTCCGGTCTTGCTGTCGTCGTCGTTTGGATGAGTATCAGTGTGGCCCAGTATCGCTTCCGGAAGAAATTTCTTCGTGAAGGGCATACGGTCGACGAATTGGTCTATCGCACACCACTCTTTCCATTCGTACCGATCGCCGCTTTCGTCGTTTGTTTGATTTCTCTGATTGGTATCGGATTTGATCCGACACAACGAATTGCCTTGTACTGTGGTATTCCATTCATCGTGATCTGTTATGTCGTTCATGCGTTCACGAATTCTTCTCAGAAACGGAGTGTTGAAGATGTACCGAATCAAAAATCCAGTTGA
- a CDS encoding M20 family metallopeptidase encodes MQTAIAYLQQCLQIPSVNPMDGEEAVARYVYDVLVDHQISTEWIEVSPKRICLVATVPASEEVSRPAVLGLSGHLDTVPVQEDGWTKDPYGGEIEDGRIYGRGASDMKSGVMAMVQALIQYRERQERPNTIKLLITSDEENGMTGARHLTEQGHADDLDALLITEPTSGMIGYAQKGVVGIEVTCRGKSAHSSAPQLGRNAIDDVYRVIQEVKSERFSITANHHPALGPVVASITSIKGGEGPNVVPSQASFYMDIRTIPGFGRADVLAAFTAIERRLVAEDSEFDMNVTVIKDIPSCETDEQAPFLQQVADTMEQVSGVTPRKIAIPGGTDGAMFSQAKKSFPIAIASFHDFRLAHQVDESIPLSEYEKTIAFCFNLINTPLHQSLPSHKKKKERHSIL; translated from the coding sequence ATGCAAACAGCGATTGCTTACTTACAACAGTGTCTTCAAATTCCAAGCGTCAATCCGATGGACGGAGAAGAAGCCGTCGCACGTTACGTATACGATGTACTGGTCGACCATCAGATCTCGACAGAATGGATCGAAGTCTCACCTAAACGGATTTGTCTCGTCGCGACCGTTCCTGCGAGTGAAGAGGTTTCACGTCCTGCCGTCCTCGGTCTATCTGGTCATCTCGATACGGTTCCAGTTCAAGAAGACGGCTGGACGAAAGATCCATATGGTGGCGAAATCGAAGACGGCCGCATCTATGGTCGTGGGGCTTCTGATATGAAATCCGGTGTCATGGCAATGGTGCAAGCACTGATTCAATATAGAGAACGTCAAGAACGACCAAACACTATCAAACTTCTGATTACATCCGATGAGGAGAATGGAATGACGGGTGCTCGTCATTTGACCGAACAAGGACACGCGGATGATTTAGACGCTTTACTGATCACAGAACCAACAAGCGGAATGATCGGTTATGCACAAAAAGGGGTCGTTGGGATCGAAGTGACATGTCGTGGGAAAAGTGCACACAGCTCTGCCCCTCAACTCGGACGTAATGCGATCGATGACGTCTATCGCGTCATCCAGGAAGTGAAGTCGGAACGCTTCTCGATTACAGCGAATCATCATCCGGCGCTTGGTCCGGTCGTCGCGTCAATCACATCCATAAAAGGAGGCGAAGGACCGAACGTCGTTCCGAGTCAGGCTTCCTTTTATATGGATATCCGGACGATTCCCGGGTTCGGTCGAGCGGACGTTCTTGCTGCCTTTACAGCTATCGAGCGTCGTCTTGTAGCAGAAGATTCCGAGTTTGATATGAACGTGACCGTCATCAAGGATATTCCTTCTTGTGAAACCGATGAACAGGCGCCTTTCTTGCAACAGGTCGCGGATACGATGGAGCAGGTTAGCGGCGTGACACCACGAAAAATCGCTATTCCAGGTGGAACGGATGGTGCGATGTTCAGCCAAGCGAAAAAGTCATTTCCAATCGCAATCGCTTCATTCCATGATTTCCGTCTCGCACACCAAGTGGATGAATCGATTCCGTTATCCGAATATGAAAAAACGATTGCGTTTTGCTTCAACTTGATCAACACACCATTACATCAATCGCTCCCATCACATAAAAAAAAGAAGGAACGACATTCGATATTGTAA
- a CDS encoding DUF1801 domain-containing protein, with amino-acid sequence MPDTPKTGPTEQSVDAFLAQVEPPQRQDGITLRQFFEDVTGYEAVLWGSSLIGFGSYHYRYASGREGDSFYVGFSPRKTNLVLYLALGEDAVSERLLASLGTYRRGKSCIYVKRLTDIDLGILREMIEHSIRTLKTMYPS; translated from the coding sequence ATGCCTGATACGCCAAAGACAGGTCCTACCGAACAGTCCGTTGATGCCTTTCTGGCACAAGTCGAACCGCCGCAACGTCAAGATGGTATCACACTACGTCAGTTCTTCGAAGATGTCACGGGATATGAAGCCGTCCTTTGGGGTTCATCCTTGATTGGTTTTGGTTCCTACCATTACCGCTACGCCTCCGGCCGCGAGGGCGACAGCTTTTATGTCGGCTTTTCTCCGCGGAAGACGAACCTCGTCCTTTATCTCGCGCTTGGTGAAGACGCAGTCTCAGAACGACTGCTTGCCAGTCTCGGTACGTATCGACGCGGTAAGTCCTGCATCTACGTCAAACGACTGACTGACATCGACTTAGGCATACTTCGGGAAATGATCGAGCACTCGATCCGCACGTTAAAAACCATGTACCCCTCTTGA
- the mmuM gene encoding homocysteine S-methyltransferase: protein MYRIKNPVDQRLQEVPFLILDGALATELEQKGFDLNDPLWSARLLIEAPEQIERVHRDYFEIGSDVAITSSYQASIEGFKQRHITTEEAQALIRQTVTLAQSARTRIGKSDALIAGSVGPYGAYLADGSEYRGHYGVSVDVLEAFHRPRIEALIEAGADLLAFETIPSLEEAVVLFRILETYPEVSAWLTFSLQDATHISEGTALATCIETIGQHPQLAAIGANCFPASYATDFIRHLKALTDVPIIVYPNSGEVYDPVAKTWSGTNQCTSFQTVAKTWYEAGARLIGGCCRTSPEHIAQIRSVCQVTHTS, encoded by the coding sequence ATGTACCGAATCAAAAATCCAGTTGATCAACGATTACAGGAAGTTCCCTTTCTCATTTTAGATGGTGCCCTTGCAACCGAACTTGAACAGAAGGGATTCGATCTGAACGACCCGCTTTGGTCAGCACGTCTCTTGATCGAAGCACCGGAACAGATCGAGCGTGTCCATCGTGATTACTTTGAAATAGGTTCTGATGTCGCCATCACTTCAAGCTATCAAGCAAGTATCGAAGGCTTCAAGCAACGTCATATCACGACAGAGGAAGCACAGGCGCTGATTCGACAAACGGTCACCTTGGCGCAAAGCGCACGCACGCGTATCGGGAAGAGTGACGCATTGATCGCGGGATCAGTGGGTCCTTATGGTGCCTACTTAGCAGATGGTTCTGAGTATCGCGGTCATTATGGGGTGTCAGTGGATGTGCTAGAAGCCTTCCACAGGCCACGGATCGAAGCGTTGATTGAAGCGGGGGCTGATCTGCTAGCATTCGAGACGATTCCGTCGCTCGAGGAAGCTGTCGTGTTGTTCCGGATTCTCGAAACGTATCCGGAAGTGTCCGCTTGGCTGACGTTTTCGCTTCAAGATGCGACGCACATTAGTGAAGGAACGGCACTTGCGACGTGCATCGAGACAATTGGGCAACATCCACAGCTCGCAGCAATCGGTGCAAATTGTTTTCCGGCATCTTACGCGACCGACTTTATCCGTCACCTCAAGGCGTTGACGGATGTGCCAATCATCGTCTATCCAAACTCCGGTGAGGTCTATGATCCGGTCGCAAAAACGTGGTCAGGTACGAATCAGTGTACATCGTTCCAAACCGTCGCGAAGACATGGTATGAGGCAGGGGCACGATTGATCGGTGGTTGTTGCCGAACGTCACCCGAACACATCGCACAAATTCGTTCAGTTTGTCAGGTTACTCATACATCATGA
- a CDS encoding MarR family winged helix-turn-helix transcriptional regulator: MSQQSLETIELELAILIRRLTTATADNRNLDRASYLLLRQLADSGNVGVKTLARELQLDVSTVSRQAAALDQKQLVEKVKDPTDGRAFFYHITDKGQEELTIYRTARLASIERLLTDWPSDDAEDFGRLLQQFNRALRER, encoded by the coding sequence ATGTCTCAACAATCACTCGAAACCATTGAACTCGAGTTAGCGATCCTGATCCGGCGCTTGACGACAGCGACGGCAGACAATCGTAATTTGGATCGTGCTTCCTACCTCTTACTGCGACAACTAGCGGATTCCGGCAACGTCGGTGTCAAAACACTTGCCCGTGAACTCCAGCTTGATGTCTCGACCGTCAGTCGCCAAGCTGCAGCGCTCGATCAAAAGCAACTCGTGGAAAAAGTAAAAGATCCGACAGATGGTCGTGCCTTCTTCTATCATATTACGGATAAAGGACAAGAAGAGCTCACGATTTACCGGACAGCACGTCTCGCGAGCATCGAACGTCTCCTGACGGATTGGCCATCGGACGATGCTGAAGATTTTGGACGTCTGTTGCAACAATTCAACCGTGCCTTGCGCGAGCGTTAA
- a CDS encoding IS1182 family transposase codes for MFKDYNMNQLVLPLDLEVRLQENDIAFAVHHLVESIPDDVFDPFMRTTGCPAYHPRMMMKIILCAYTQSVFSGRKIEGLLSDSLRMMWLAQGNAPSYRTINRFRVHPAVTPILKQAFVTFRCHLVEMGEINEEAIFIDGTKLEANANRYTFVWRKSIERHSSSLVDKSNRIYDNLVEQDILPEIERESPDELTLSELEHMGEALDAHIASINQKIEASSDTQERKRLRSERKEPRLLRKEITDFIERKQRYALQKRTLAGRNSYSKTDTDATFMRMKEDHMQNGQLKPGYNVQIATEGQYTLAYDIYPNPTDARTLLPFLDEISSYLPLPPHIVADAGYGSQENYQDILMRRGRIPLIPYTMFEKEKSRKWRNDPFNTVNWSYDERSDRFVCPNGQDVTFRYMSKRTDRYGFTRDFKVYESEGCDGCPFRSRCTKAKEGRHRQVHINTSWEEQKEQMKKWLSDQKTGSLYAKRKIDVEPVFGYLKANLSFTRFSVRGKAKVKRELGFILMAVNLRKWLIQSVARRAT; via the coding sequence ATGTTTAAAGATTATAACATGAACCAGCTGGTTCTGCCCTTAGATTTAGAAGTTCGTCTTCAAGAAAATGATATCGCGTTCGCTGTCCATCATCTCGTCGAATCCATTCCGGATGATGTTTTCGATCCTTTCATGCGGACGACGGGATGCCCTGCTTATCATCCGCGGATGATGATGAAAATCATTTTATGTGCCTACACACAGTCGGTCTTCTCCGGTCGGAAGATTGAAGGATTACTATCCGATAGTCTGCGGATGATGTGGCTAGCGCAAGGGAATGCGCCGAGCTATCGTACCATCAACCGTTTTCGAGTGCATCCCGCAGTCACTCCAATCTTGAAGCAAGCCTTCGTTACCTTCCGTTGCCATCTCGTCGAGATGGGAGAAATCAATGAAGAAGCCATCTTTATCGATGGTACAAAGCTAGAGGCGAATGCGAACCGATACACCTTTGTTTGGCGGAAATCGATCGAACGTCATAGTTCGTCTCTCGTGGACAAATCGAATCGTATCTATGACAACCTCGTCGAACAAGACATCCTACCGGAAATTGAACGAGAAAGCCCGGACGAGCTCACTCTCTCAGAACTCGAACACATGGGTGAAGCTTTAGACGCACATATCGCTTCCATCAACCAAAAAATCGAGGCGAGTTCGGATACTCAAGAAAGAAAACGTCTACGTTCTGAACGGAAGGAACCACGTCTCCTTCGAAAGGAGATTACAGATTTCATCGAGCGGAAACAGAGATACGCCCTCCAAAAGAGGACGCTCGCTGGACGGAACAGCTATTCGAAAACAGACACAGACGCGACGTTCATGCGAATGAAGGAAGATCATATGCAAAATGGACAACTCAAGCCAGGCTATAACGTTCAAATCGCGACCGAAGGACAGTACACACTCGCTTATGATATTTATCCGAATCCGACGGATGCCCGGACGTTACTCCCCTTTTTAGATGAGATCAGCTCATATTTACCACTACCACCGCATATCGTTGCGGATGCCGGCTATGGGAGTCAGGAGAATTATCAGGATATTCTGATGCGCCGAGGGCGCATTCCACTCATCCCTTATACGATGTTCGAAAAAGAAAAGTCTCGAAAATGGCGCAATGATCCATTTAACACAGTAAACTGGTCTTATGATGAAAGGTCGGATCGTTTTGTGTGCCCTAATGGACAGGACGTAACATTCCGTTACATGTCCAAGAGAACAGATCGGTACGGATTCACGCGTGATTTCAAGGTGTATGAAAGCGAAGGGTGTGATGGCTGCCCGTTTCGCTCCCGTTGTACCAAGGCCAAAGAGGGTCGTCACCGACAGGTACACATAAACACTTCATGGGAAGAACAAAAAGAACAGATGAAAAAATGGCTTTCAGATCAAAAAACAGGATCCCTCTATGCGAAACGGAAGATAGACGTGGAACCAGTTTTTGGATATCTGAAGGCTAATTTGAGTTTCACTCGCTTTTCTGTGAGAGGAAAAGCGAAGGTGAAGCGTGAGCTCGGCTTCATCCTCATGGCCGTAAATTTAAGAAAATGGCTCATCCAAAGCGTTGCCCGAAGGGCAACTTGA
- a CDS encoding MFS transporter, with protein MALAEKTTTLEPETVLTESKHGLFHQPVAVWAVFFASITAFMGMGLVNPVLPTIAENLEASKSEVTLLFTSYNAVMAFAMLITGAISSRIGQKGTLMLGIAVIATVAGFASQADSIWTLITTAVMDAAPVERSTASAAYSFLRFLGAAIAPFMAGKLAEIFNANLPFYVGSGFVLLSVIIIGVNLKHIRHIDRTEGGH; from the coding sequence ATGGCACTTGCTGAAAAAACAACGACGCTTGAGCCGGAAACGGTATTAACAGAAAGCAAACATGGATTATTCCATCAACCGGTTGCTGTCTGGGCAGTCTTTTTCGCCAGTATCACAGCATTCATGGGAATGGGGCTCGTCAATCCCGTCTTACCGACGATTGCCGAGAATTTAGAAGCATCAAAAAGTGAAGTAACGCTCTTATTTACAAGTTATAACGCCGTCATGGCATTCGCGATGTTGATTACAGGCGCGATCTCATCACGGATTGGTCAAAAAGGAACGTTAATGCTCGGAATCGCCGTCATCGCAACCGTTGCTGGTTTTGCTTCACAAGCTGACAGCATCTGGACGCTCATCACGACAGCTGTCATGGATGCAGCACCTGTCGAACGTTCGACAGCATCTGCGGCATACAGTTTCCTACGTTTTCTCGGGGCAGCCATTGCGCCATTCATGGCCGGTAAATTGGCTGAAATCTTCAACGCAAATCTACCGTTTTATGTCGGAAGTGGCTTCGTCCTCTTATCCGTCATCATCATCGGGGTCAATCTCAAACACATTCGCCATATCGATCGGACGGAAGGCGGACATTAA
- a CDS encoding ketopantoate reductase family protein, protein MHVLVVGAGAVGGYFGGRLAEQGEQVTFLVRPKRYEQLQKTGLQITSPHGDVMITPQLVTRDMRLNHTFDVVLLSTKAYHLDDVLQDLAPFVSSETYIIPLLNGMQHIRRLTEVFGEDRVLGGLCFIESTLDAEGRIVQTSSSHRLLFGSRTGKPTARLEEIATRFAKAKAPMAYSMHIMDDMWQKYLFISTFAGVTTLFRSAIGPIRKDPIGHQMIQDVMKEAKRAMEEQGAVFNDDVEAVLLKQMHAMEDTMKSSMLRDMEKGQPVEVKHFFSTLLETRSSRHLQLIESNLWIYQKNREMPVD, encoded by the coding sequence ATGCATGTTTTAGTCGTAGGTGCCGGAGCAGTTGGAGGTTATTTCGGGGGACGTCTTGCTGAGCAAGGGGAACAGGTGACATTCCTTGTTCGTCCGAAGCGCTATGAACAATTACAAAAGACAGGGTTACAGATCACTAGTCCTCATGGTGATGTTATGATCACGCCTCAGTTAGTGACACGAGACATGCGACTGAATCACACATTTGATGTCGTCTTACTTTCGACGAAAGCCTATCACTTGGATGATGTCCTACAGGATCTTGCGCCATTTGTTTCGAGCGAGACGTACATCATTCCTTTGTTGAACGGCATGCAGCATATACGACGGTTAACAGAAGTCTTCGGAGAAGATCGAGTACTGGGCGGACTTTGCTTCATTGAATCGACGCTTGATGCAGAAGGGCGTATTGTACAGACAAGCTCGTCGCATCGGCTATTGTTTGGTTCACGAACCGGTAAACCAACAGCGCGTTTAGAGGAGATTGCAACACGTTTTGCGAAAGCGAAGGCACCGATGGCGTACTCGATGCATATCATGGATGACATGTGGCAAAAGTACCTCTTCATTTCGACATTTGCGGGCGTGACGACACTATTTCGCTCTGCCATCGGTCCAATTCGCAAGGACCCAATTGGTCATCAGATGATTCAAGACGTCATGAAGGAAGCGAAGCGAGCGATGGAAGAACAAGGCGCAGTCTTTAATGACGATGTAGAAGCGGTCTTGCTGAAGCAGATGCATGCAATGGAAGACACGATGAAATCATCGATGTTACGGGACATGGAAAAGGGTCAGCCCGTCGAAGTGAAACATTTCTTTAGTACTTTGCTCGAAACACGCTCTTCACGTCATCTTCAACTGATTGAATCTAATTTATGGATCTATCAAAAAAATCGGGAAATGCCTGTTGACTGA
- a CDS encoding GntR family transcriptional regulator: protein MSELLYPLKWLAKASAGDRVAHELRMRIISGKIESGTILSENKLASDFSVSRSPVRDALKVLASEQLIRLERMGAVVVGLSERDIQEIYDVRLLIETFVFERLVKIERAELVRELSKILEMMKVAIKYKDADEFSFQDVLFHETIIRSIDHGYVSMIWQNLKPVMESFILLSMRVRFEEDIEDFERILANHALYIEAIETGDRERMVASLHQNFDDVQEVEDLWKTQQMMSKGVDSHD from the coding sequence ATGTCAGAACTGTTATACCCCTTGAAGTGGTTAGCAAAAGCTTCCGCTGGAGATCGTGTCGCACACGAGCTACGGATGCGCATCATTTCAGGAAAGATTGAAAGCGGTACCATTTTATCCGAAAACAAATTAGCCTCTGATTTTTCAGTCAGTCGCTCGCCCGTCCGTGATGCGTTAAAGGTCCTTGCATCCGAACAATTGATTCGTCTCGAACGAATGGGAGCGGTCGTCGTCGGTTTGTCTGAGCGCGACATTCAGGAAATCTATGATGTCCGGCTACTCATTGAAACGTTCGTCTTCGAACGACTCGTCAAAATCGAACGGGCAGAACTCGTCCGTGAACTCAGTAAAATTCTCGAAATGATGAAAGTTGCTATCAAATACAAGGATGCCGATGAATTCTCCTTCCAGGACGTACTGTTTCATGAAACGATCATCCGCTCGATCGATCATGGGTATGTCAGCATGATTTGGCAAAATCTCAAACCAGTCATGGAAAGTTTCATCCTCCTATCAATGCGGGTACGATTCGAGGAAGACATCGAAGACTTTGAACGCATCCTCGCGAACCATGCCTTGTATATCGAAGCGATCGAGACAGGAGATCGTGAACGGATGGTTGCTTCCTTACATCAGAACTTTGATGATGTTCAGGAAGTCGAAGATCTCTGGAAAACGCAACAAATGATGTCGAAAGGAGTCGATTCACATGACTGA
- the gntK gene encoding gluconokinase — MTEYMLGVDIGTTSTKAVLFTTKGEVIGQTNVGYPLHTPNRSTAEQDPEEIFDAVLESIRLITKRHPSMPPKFVAFSSAMHSLIAMDAQHQPLTACITWADSRSEAWSNKIKEQYGLSIYHRTGTPIHPMSPLSKISWLVEDRPELHAQTKKYVGIKEFVFQRLFGTYVIDHSLASATGLFNIHELGWDTGALHVAGIDASYLSEPVPTTTSCTGLNTDYARQMGLSVDTPFLVGASDGVLSNLGVNAIRKGEIAITIGTSGAIRTIINRPQTDEKGRTFCYALTEDHWVIGGPVNNGGMVLRWIRDELASAEVETAKRLGIDPYAVLTKIAERVRPGSDGLLFHPYLSGERAPLWNPDVSGSFFGLTLSHKKEHMIRAALEGVIYNLYTVFLALVECMDGPVTRIQATGGFARSEVWRQMMADIFESEVVIPESFESSCLGACILGLYATGEVDSFEIVSEMIGETHRHVPNEEAMHEYRQLLPIFISLARTLSEDHKRIATYQRSLIQEEN, encoded by the coding sequence ATGACTGAATACATGTTAGGCGTCGATATCGGAACGACGAGTACGAAAGCAGTCTTATTTACGACAAAAGGAGAGGTCATCGGACAAACGAACGTCGGTTACCCACTCCACACACCGAACCGTTCGACGGCGGAACAGGATCCGGAAGAAATTTTTGATGCCGTACTCGAATCCATCCGATTGATCACAAAACGTCATCCGAGCATGCCACCGAAGTTCGTCGCGTTCAGTAGTGCCATGCACAGTTTGATTGCGATGGACGCACAACATCAACCGTTGACTGCCTGCATCACATGGGCGGACAGTCGGAGTGAAGCATGGTCGAACAAGATTAAGGAACAATATGGTCTCTCGATCTATCACCGGACCGGGACACCGATTCATCCGATGTCACCGCTTAGCAAAATCAGTTGGCTCGTCGAAGATCGTCCGGAGCTCCACGCTCAAACGAAAAAGTATGTCGGGATCAAGGAGTTCGTGTTCCAAAGACTGTTCGGAACATATGTCATCGACCACTCTCTCGCTTCAGCAACTGGTCTCTTTAATATTCATGAATTAGGTTGGGATACGGGCGCACTGCATGTCGCGGGTATCGATGCAAGCTATTTATCGGAACCCGTACCGACAACGACGTCATGTACCGGACTTAATACTGATTACGCACGACAAATGGGACTATCCGTCGATACGCCGTTCTTAGTCGGTGCCAGTGATGGTGTCCTCTCCAATTTAGGTGTCAACGCGATTCGCAAAGGGGAAATCGCGATCACGATCGGAACGAGCGGTGCCATCCGAACGATCATTAATCGTCCACAGACCGATGAAAAAGGACGAACGTTCTGTTACGCACTGACCGAGGACCACTGGGTCATCGGCGGCCCCGTCAATAACGGAGGAATGGTCTTACGGTGGATTCGTGACGAACTCGCTTCAGCAGAAGTCGAGACAGCAAAACGCCTCGGCATCGATCCGTATGCTGTCCTGACGAAGATTGCCGAACGCGTCCGCCCAGGATCCGACGGATTATTGTTCCACCCTTACCTGTCCGGTGAACGAGCGCCGCTCTGGAATCCGGATGTCAGCGGTTCGTTCTTCGGTTTAACGCTTTCGCATAAAAAAGAGCATATGATCCGGGCAGCACTAGAAGGCGTCATCTACAATCTTTATACCGTCTTCCTCGCACTCGTCGAGTGTATGGACGGTCCTGTGACACGGATTCAGGCAACGGGTGGGTTTGCCCGGTCCGAAGTCTGGCGCCAAATGATGGCGGACATCTTTGAATCGGAAGTCGTCATTCCGGAAAGTTTTGAAAGTTCATGTCTCGGTGCTTGTATTCTCGGATTGTATGCGACGGGGGAAGTCGATTCGTTCGAAATCGTCTCCGAGATGATCGGGGAAACGCATCGTCATGTACCAAATGAAGAAGCGATGCATGAATATCGTCAGCTCTTACCAATTTTCATTAGCTTGGCTCGAACATTGTCTGAGGATCATAAACGAATCGCTACGTATCAACGGAGCTTGATTCAAGAAGAAAACTAA
- a CDS encoding CBS domain-containing protein, with amino-acid sequence MKAYESMKQEVITVNDTDLIRTVIERFIQSGISGVPVINAEQEVVGYISDGDIMRAIGKHKDIIVDTFLYVDVIKGDEEDYEDRIRHILNRPVMELARRKVVTADADTEMEEIAATLGAKRIKKLPILKAGRLVGIISRGDVIRHSFKQFM; translated from the coding sequence ATGAAAGCTTATGAGTCGATGAAACAAGAGGTCATCACAGTAAACGATACAGATCTGATTCGGACGGTCATCGAACGATTCATTCAATCTGGTATTAGCGGCGTACCTGTCATTAATGCTGAGCAAGAGGTAGTCGGGTATATCAGTGACGGAGATATCATGCGCGCGATCGGAAAACACAAGGACATCATCGTCGATACATTCTTATATGTAGATGTCATCAAAGGAGACGAAGAAGATTATGAAGATCGGATTCGTCATATTTTGAATCGACCTGTCATGGAACTGGCACGCCGGAAAGTCGTAACTGCGGACGCTGACACAGAAATGGAAGAGATTGCAGCAACGCTCGGCGCAAAACGGATTAAAAAGCTTCCGATTCTGAAAGCAGGACGTCTTGTTGGGATCATTAGTCGAGGCGACGTCATCCGCCATTCGTTTAAACAGTTCATGTAA